The following coding sequences are from one Ooceraea biroi isolate clonal line C1 chromosome 5, Obir_v5.4, whole genome shotgun sequence window:
- the LOC113561939 gene encoding zinc finger protein OZF-like — protein MKKGEPLRKGPLRFVSILLGSWKSIENNSTKTKSGGVNSTTVQCQNVNRLINVDSSLNTPRVIVKAVKGSDASSDTEPASNMGPSQGADSSSSRKESTEVDEVLENIRNTCPFCEKQFDNARKVERHVRYVHRKPFQCDKCKRTCYTLRALEEHKRIHRPDYFFECKICHVKYKSGDGLKRHYIRMHSDHESRFICEHCGRSYKLKIDLTHHMKRTHVSQLQICRFCGKEVKDVKGHEWRHQKRNREIKYEYPCHLCRKKFHHRSRLDNHLMLHKKGFKCEECGKEYSGTRELMSHKRFKHGQTNISTCVLCQKTFTSISNFYQHVLTHAGIRPYKCDICEEDFTQRSSLLRHRRHHPGPLPPITTPHPQIAELARSYLQKIQSDHIENSMLDARS, from the coding sequence ATGAAGAAAGGGGAACCTCTCCGAAAAGGACCTCTCCGTTTTGTCTCCATTTTGTTGGGCTCATGGaaatcgattgaaaataattctacAAAGACGAAAAGCGGAGGAGTTAATTCTACAACAGTTCAGTGTCAAAATGTGAATAGATTGATTAATGTAGATTCGTCATTAAATACGCCGAGAGTAATCGTAAAAGCCGTGAAAGGTAGTGATGCTTCGAGCGATACGGAACCTGCGTCGAACATGGGACCATCACAAGGCGCGGACTCGTCGAGTTCGCGCAAGGAATCGACCGAGGTGGACGAGGTTCTGGAAAATATAAGGAATACGTGCCCATTTTGTGAGAAACAATTCGACAATGCAAGGAAAGTCGAGCGGCACGTCAGATACGTGCACCGCAAACCTTTCCAATGCGACAAGTGTAAGAGAACTTGCTACACGCTGAGAGCCTTGGAGGAGCACAAGAGGATACACCGGCCGGACTACTTCTTCGAGTGCAAGATCTGCCACGTGAAATACAAAAGCGGAGACGGACTGAAGAGACATTACATCCGCATGCACAGCGACCACGAGTCGCGATTCATCTGCGAGCATTGCGGTCGCAGCTACAAGCTGAAGATCGATTTGACACACCATATGAAGAGAACCCACGTGTCGCAGTTGCAAATCTGCCGCTTTTGCGGCAAGGAAGTGAAGGATGTGAAGGGCCATGAGTGGCGGCATCAGAAGCGCAACCGCGAGATCAAGTACGAATATCCGTGTCACTTGTGCCGGAAAAAGTTCCATCACAGGAGCAGACTAGACAATCACCTGATGTTGCACAAGAAAGGCTTCAAGTGTGAGGAGTGCGGCAAAGAGTACAGCGGCACGCGTGAACTCATGAGCCACAAACGTTTCAAGCACGGTCAGACAAATATCTCCACGTGCGTGCTGTGCCAAAAAACGTTCACGTCCATCAGCAATTTCTACCAGCATGTGCTCACGCACGCCGGTATACGGCCATACAAGTGTGATATCTGCGAGGAGGATTTTACGCAACGCTCTAGTCTGTTGAGACACAGGAGACATCATCCTGGACCGTTGCCGCCGATAACGACGCCGCATCCCCAGATAGCCGAGCTTGCCAGAAGTTACCTGCAGAAAATACAAAGCGATCACATTGAAAATTCTATGTTGGACGCGCGATCGTGA